Proteins from one Clostridium cellulovorans 743B genomic window:
- a CDS encoding CehA/McbA family metallohydrolase has product MKIRKNNRILSLSLVLALVFTAIFPGISAKAEGTNTVILEERFDGLSGTSFPNGWTQNALSYYDKAASSGKTPPSAKFGTMGSSLTTKEFSLSGNAELSFYIKGNSTSANSALLIEKKSAEVWATLENIIPIPTSGENKKIQLTSDVTAIRFTYTKDVGNVALDDIVITQIAPVQVINVISITVPENIALIEGQNSQIEATVLPTNATNKNVKWASEDATIATVANGKVTAVKEGTTKVTATTEDGSKVASCSITVSKKPIVIDTKPQIAHVTPVKGTYTNSEFKPTISAKYTAVNGIDVTAVKLTVDGTDVTSAATINDSEIVYKPSTNLVEGEHKVTLTVKNKESVQESAEESWNFFVGQQTKENYNIYYGQLHSHTTDSDGQGTPQDAYTYARDEGKLDFFAVTDHSNSLDNDSACNITNGSASTEWTKLHQTADSFNQDNKFVAIAAYEMTWSKGTGGYGHMNTFNSVGFESRNNSTMDLKKYYDTIAAQPQTISQFNHPGNTFGDFNDFSLYSPAVDNVINLIEVGNGEGPVRSSGYFPSYEYYTRALDKGWHVAPTNNQDNHKGKWGTANDARTVILAKDLTRDSFYDAIRQNRVYATEDKNFEVKYYVNNAVMGSTLPNPEKLDISVSFKDNDLTDKVSKVSIIANGGTVVETKNFDTNEGTWDLQLDSKYSYYYVKVEQADKDIAVTAPVWTSEVTPVGISKLEVSQNPQIVNKVTDFTATLYNNGSQELNNVKVEYFKNSITQENKLSEETIASIAPAGVVSSKLAWTPSSAGNYNIYVQMTVNVSGTDKVFSQSIPFNVFNEGEIAKIVIDAGHYNQYVSGQYKNSILGLDKLVKAKNMMLVQNTDELTSSDLEGVPMLLITDPQGYIDTKNALTSSKFTAAELEVIKNYVQNGGTVVITSRADYDDKKVKDGDEYQNSVQGNSVLEAIGSNLRFNDDEVVDDTVNGGQNYRLYFKNYLSSKFGLTNNIVDGYTYSAYSGCSVVLKAGGNDANVDWLVKGHDTTYSLDSDGGLDAVAVNKGDIYSLAAEKLPSGGKVVVAGTTFFSDFEIQATDNAYSNSTIFNNVLAWATMPKQVDIAEIRKDENKDGVYDNLGKRFVVEGTVTSASTKAVKNTAFFDCMYIQDATGGTNIFGLAKKAIPLGAKVRITGTVKEYEGDLELGINDENTDITVIDSNVQLVNPTELTTKASMLKENQGLLIKVQGKVTKLTDNEIFLDDGSGVARVYLNGYIGDETDNPTGKWDSTIKVGDTVSAIGLGSEDTVGTRLRVRNSSEIKKVSSGTKPTDPTNPTDPANPTDPTNPTDPTNPTDPTNPTDPTNPTDPTDPTNPTDPTNPTDKPSTVTIDNNVDKNAVIEAIKDATTIYVKTSKTPVVSKDVFNLVKGTNKTITFIGDKVTWTMKGFDINAEVATDIDLSLKTITDDLKNNMIKAYGKGANISPFSFAYDGALPAMTSIKVYVGTEWSNKVVNVYRYYPGDDKVELIKEKVTVDSEGYITYEANHCSDYFVTEVGTKIPDENKNPGVQNPTLVAPVTITTNVAEGLPQTGSSFNEAVLVKLGALLMIGGALIVLYGRRKKETN; this is encoded by the coding sequence ATGAAAATAAGAAAAAATAATAGAATATTAAGTTTATCATTAGTACTAGCTTTAGTTTTTACTGCGATATTTCCAGGAATAAGTGCTAAAGCTGAGGGGACGAATACAGTTATTCTAGAAGAACGCTTCGATGGATTAAGTGGAACATCGTTCCCTAATGGCTGGACGCAAAATGCTTTGTCATATTACGACAAAGCTGCTAGTAGTGGGAAAACACCACCATCTGCAAAGTTTGGTACAATGGGTTCTAGTCTTACTACTAAAGAGTTTTCTTTATCAGGAAATGCTGAATTAAGCTTTTATATTAAAGGAAATAGTACTTCAGCAAATAGTGCTCTTTTAATAGAAAAGAAAAGTGCTGAGGTTTGGGCAACTTTAGAAAACATTATTCCAATTCCTACTAGTGGAGAAAATAAGAAAATTCAATTAACGTCAGATGTAACAGCAATAAGATTTACTTATACTAAGGATGTGGGGAATGTTGCTCTAGATGACATAGTTATAACTCAAATTGCACCAGTTCAAGTTATAAATGTAATAAGCATAACTGTTCCAGAAAATATTGCTTTAATAGAAGGGCAAAATAGCCAAATTGAAGCTACAGTGCTTCCAACAAATGCAACTAACAAAAATGTTAAATGGGCATCTGAAGATGCGACTATTGCAACTGTTGCTAATGGAAAGGTTACAGCAGTAAAAGAAGGAACTACAAAAGTAACAGCGACAACTGAGGATGGTAGTAAAGTGGCTTCATGTTCTATTACTGTAAGTAAAAAGCCTATAGTTATAGATACAAAACCTCAAATTGCACATGTTACTCCTGTAAAGGGTACATATACAAATTCAGAATTTAAACCAACAATAAGTGCAAAATATACTGCAGTTAATGGAATAGATGTTACAGCAGTTAAATTAACTGTTGATGGAACAGATGTGACTTCAGCGGCAACAATAAATGATAGTGAGATAGTGTACAAACCTTCGACTAATCTGGTAGAAGGAGAACACAAAGTTACATTGACTGTAAAAAATAAAGAGTCCGTTCAAGAATCAGCAGAAGAAAGCTGGAATTTCTTTGTGGGACAACAAACAAAGGAAAATTACAACATATATTATGGACAATTACATAGTCATACAACAGATTCAGATGGACAAGGTACACCACAAGATGCGTATACATATGCAAGAGATGAAGGAAAGTTAGATTTCTTTGCAGTAACTGACCATTCTAATTCTTTAGATAATGATAGTGCTTGTAACATAACAAACGGAAGTGCGAGTACTGAATGGACAAAACTTCATCAAACAGCAGATTCATTTAATCAAGATAATAAATTCGTAGCTATAGCTGCATATGAAATGACTTGGAGTAAAGGTACTGGCGGATACGGACATATGAATACTTTTAACAGTGTGGGCTTTGAGTCAAGAAATAATTCAACTATGGATTTAAAGAAATATTATGATACTATCGCAGCTCAGCCACAAACTATTTCTCAATTTAATCATCCAGGAAATACCTTTGGAGATTTTAATGATTTTTCACTTTATAGTCCAGCGGTTGACAATGTTATCAACTTAATTGAAGTTGGTAATGGTGAAGGTCCTGTAAGGTCAAGTGGATATTTCCCAAGTTATGAATACTATACAAGAGCTTTAGATAAAGGTTGGCATGTTGCTCCAACAAATAACCAAGACAACCATAAAGGAAAATGGGGTACTGCTAATGATGCTAGAACTGTTATTTTAGCAAAAGATTTAACTAGAGATAGTTTTTACGATGCAATAAGACAAAATAGGGTATATGCAACAGAAGATAAGAATTTTGAAGTAAAATATTATGTTAATAATGCAGTAATGGGATCTACTTTACCAAATCCAGAAAAATTAGACATAAGTGTATCTTTTAAAGATAATGATTTAACTGATAAAGTAAGTAAGGTTTCAATTATAGCAAATGGTGGAACTGTAGTAGAAACTAAAAACTTTGATACAAATGAAGGGACTTGGGATTTACAGCTTGATTCAAAATATAGCTATTACTATGTAAAGGTAGAACAAGCAGATAAAGATATAGCTGTAACAGCTCCAGTTTGGACTTCAGAGGTTACTCCAGTTGGAATATCTAAGTTAGAGGTATCTCAAAATCCACAAATAGTGAATAAGGTTACAGATTTTACTGCTACTTTATATAACAATGGATCACAAGAGTTGAATAATGTAAAAGTTGAATATTTTAAGAATAGTATAACTCAAGAAAACAAACTTTCAGAAGAAACCATAGCTTCTATTGCACCAGCGGGTGTTGTTAGCTCAAAATTGGCGTGGACACCAAGTAGTGCAGGAAATTACAATATTTATGTTCAAATGACGGTAAATGTTAGTGGAACAGATAAAGTATTCTCTCAAAGCATTCCATTTAATGTGTTTAATGAAGGTGAAATAGCAAAAATAGTAATAGATGCAGGACATTATAATCAATATGTATCTGGTCAATATAAGAACAGCATCCTTGGGCTTGATAAGCTTGTTAAAGCAAAGAATATGATGCTTGTTCAAAATACTGATGAATTAACATCTTCAGATTTAGAGGGAGTTCCAATGCTTTTAATCACAGACCCTCAAGGTTATATCGATACAAAAAATGCATTGACTAGTTCTAAATTTACTGCTGCAGAACTTGAAGTTATAAAGAATTATGTACAAAATGGTGGTACTGTAGTTATAACTTCTAGAGCAGACTATGACGATAAGAAAGTAAAAGACGGTGATGAATATCAAAACTCAGTACAAGGAAATAGTGTCTTAGAAGCAATCGGTTCTAACTTGAGATTTAACGATGATGAAGTTGTAGACGACACTGTAAATGGTGGACAAAACTATAGATTATACTTCAAAAATTATCTATCATCTAAATTTGGCTTAACAAATAATATTGTTGATGGATACACTTACAGTGCATATAGTGGATGTTCTGTAGTGCTTAAAGCTGGTGGAAATGATGCAAATGTAGATTGGCTTGTAAAAGGTCATGATACAACATATAGTTTAGATTCAGACGGAGGCCTTGATGCAGTTGCTGTTAATAAGGGTGATATATATTCTTTAGCAGCAGAAAAATTACCAAGTGGAGGAAAGGTTGTTGTTGCTGGTACAACTTTCTTCTCAGACTTTGAAATACAAGCAACAGATAATGCATATTCAAATTCAACTATCTTTAACAATGTGTTAGCTTGGGCAACAATGCCAAAACAAGTTGATATAGCTGAAATAAGAAAAGATGAAAATAAAGATGGCGTATATGATAATTTAGGAAAGCGTTTTGTGGTAGAAGGTACTGTTACAAGTGCATCAACAAAAGCTGTAAAAAATACTGCTTTCTTTGATTGTATGTATATCCAAGATGCAACTGGTGGTACAAATATCTTTGGATTAGCTAAAAAGGCAATACCACTTGGAGCAAAGGTTAGAATTACTGGTACTGTAAAAGAATATGAAGGGGATTTAGAACTTGGCATTAATGATGAAAATACAGATATCACAGTTATTGATAGCAATGTTCAATTAGTAAATCCTACTGAACTTACAACAAAAGCAAGTATGCTAAAAGAAAATCAAGGTTTATTGATTAAAGTGCAAGGTAAAGTTACAAAGCTCACGGATAATGAAATTTTCTTAGACGATGGAAGTGGTGTAGCTAGAGTTTACCTTAATGGATATATTGGGGACGAAACTGACAATCCAACTGGAAAATGGGATAGTACAATTAAAGTTGGAGATACTGTTAGTGCTATAGGCTTAGGTTCAGAAGATACAGTAGGTACAAGATTGAGAGTTAGAAATAGTTCTGAAATTAAGAAAGTTTCTTCAGGAACAAAGCCAACGGATCCAACGAACCCAACGGATCCAGCAAACCCGACGGATCCAACAAACCCGACGGATCCAACAAACCCGACGGATCCAACAAACCCGACGGATCCAACGAACCCGACGGATCCAACGGATCCAACGAACCCAACGGATCCAACAAATCCAACAGATAAACCAAGCACTGTTACTATAGATAATAATGTTGACAAAAATGCAGTGATTGAAGCTATAAAAGATGCTACTACAATTTATGTTAAAACTTCAAAAACTCCAGTAGTAAGTAAAGACGTATTTAACTTAGTTAAAGGCACTAATAAAACTATTACATTTATTGGAGACAAGGTAACTTGGACAATGAAAGGTTTTGACATAAATGCAGAAGTAGCAACAGATATAGATTTATCTTTAAAGACTATTACAGATGATTTAAAGAACAACATGATTAAAGCTTATGGTAAAGGTGCAAATATATCACCATTCTCTTTTGCTTATGATGGTGCTCTTCCTGCAATGACATCAATAAAAGTATATGTAGGAACTGAGTGGAGCAATAAGGTTGTTAATGTTTATAGATACTATCCAGGAGATGATAAAGTAGAATTAATAAAGGAAAAGGTTACTGTTGATAGTGAAGGATATATAACTTATGAAGCAAATCACTGTAGTGATTACTTTGTAACAGAAGTTGGAACAAAAATTCCGGACGAAAACAAAAATCCAGGCGTACAAAATCCAACACTGGTAGCACCAGTGACAATCACAACTAACGTAGCAGAAGGACTTCCACAGACTGGTTCAAGCTTTAATGAAGCTGTGCTTGTTAAATTAGGTGCATTGCTTATGATTGGTGGTGCATTAATAGTTCTTTATGGAAGAAGAAAAAAAGAAACTAATTAA
- a CDS encoding argininosuccinate synthase, whose product MDKDKIKKVVLAYSGGLDTSVIITWLKENYNCEIVAVSGDVGQGDDYEVLKEKAIKTGASKLYIADLKEEFVEEYIFPTLKAGAVYENKYFLGTSFARPIIAKKIVEIAKAEGADAIVHGCTGKGNDQVRFELAIKAYAPNMKIIAPWRIWDIKSRDEEIDYAEAHNIPLSFTREESYSRDKNIWHLSHEGLDLENPANEPQFDKILQLGVSPEKAPDVPEYVTISFEKGIPTKINGVEYKPVDLILKLNELGGKNGVGIVDLVENRLVGMKSRGVYETPGGAILYYAHSALETLCLDRDTQHYKHLVAQKFSELVYYGQWYTPLREALTAFVDETQKTVTGEVKVKLYKGNIITASITSPYSLYDEEIATFGEDNVYDQKDSQGFVNLFGLPITVKAMLDEKRK is encoded by the coding sequence ATGGATAAAGATAAAATTAAGAAGGTTGTATTAGCCTATTCAGGAGGACTTGATACCTCTGTTATAATCACTTGGTTAAAAGAAAACTATAACTGTGAAATCGTAGCAGTATCAGGGGATGTTGGTCAAGGTGATGACTATGAAGTACTTAAAGAAAAAGCTATAAAGACTGGAGCTTCAAAGTTATACATAGCTGATCTAAAAGAAGAATTTGTTGAAGAATATATATTCCCAACATTAAAAGCTGGTGCAGTCTATGAAAATAAATATTTCCTTGGAACTTCCTTTGCAAGACCAATTATTGCTAAAAAGATAGTTGAGATAGCTAAAGCAGAAGGTGCTGATGCTATTGTTCATGGATGTACAGGAAAAGGAAATGACCAAGTTAGATTTGAACTTGCAATCAAAGCTTATGCACCAAATATGAAAATAATCGCTCCATGGAGAATTTGGGATATCAAATCAAGAGATGAAGAAATTGATTATGCTGAAGCTCACAACATACCTTTATCATTTACAAGAGAAGAAAGCTACAGCAGAGACAAGAATATTTGGCACTTAAGTCATGAAGGTTTAGATTTAGAAAACCCAGCTAACGAGCCTCAATTTGATAAAATTCTTCAATTAGGAGTTTCGCCAGAAAAGGCTCCAGATGTTCCAGAGTATGTAACAATATCCTTTGAAAAAGGTATACCAACTAAGATTAATGGTGTAGAATACAAGCCAGTTGATTTAATATTAAAATTAAATGAATTAGGTGGAAAAAATGGTGTAGGTATCGTTGATTTAGTTGAAAACAGATTAGTTGGAATGAAATCAAGAGGAGTATACGAAACACCAGGTGGGGCAATTTTATACTATGCTCACAGTGCTCTTGAAACATTATGTCTTGACAGAGATACTCAACATTACAAGCATTTAGTTGCTCAAAAATTTAGTGAGTTAGTTTACTATGGACAATGGTATACTCCACTTCGTGAAGCATTAACAGCTTTTGTTGATGAAACTCAAAAGACAGTAACAGGTGAAGTAAAGGTTAAGCTTTATAAAGGAAATATAATAACTGCAAGTATAACTTCTCCATATTCATTATATGATGAAGAAATAGCTACTTTCGGGGAAGATAATGTATATGATCAAAAAGATTCTCAAGGTTTTGTAAATCTTTTTGGTCTTCCTATAACAGTTAAAGCTATGTTAGACGAAAAGAGAAAATAA
- the argH gene encoding argininosuccinate lyase — protein MKLWGGRFSKETDTQVNDFNSSIAFDSRMYKEDILGSIAHVTMLGDQGIIEVEEANEIKSGLLNILTEIEEGKIEFSIDAEDIHMNIETKLIEKIGDVGKKLHTARSRNDQVALDLRMYLKKEVEEISGYLLDIIETLVNNAKANTETIMPGYTHLQRAQPITFAHHLMAYVEMFRRDYGRIKDCYERMNYMPLGSGALATSTYPIDRQKVADILGFNGITLNSLDSVSDRDFTIELASAISIIMMHLSRFSEEIILWCSSEFAFITLDDAYSTGSSIMPQKKNPDVAELVRGKSGRVFGDLMGLLTMMKGIPLAYDKDMQEDKEAIFDAVDTVKLCLPVFTKMVETMTVNKENMRRAAGKGFTNATDAADYLVKKGLPFREAHHVIGTIVAYCTTNQKEIEELTLEEFKSFSDIFQEDVYKAISLETCVNERKVPGGPSFIAVNNHIAFVEEYLKGLK, from the coding sequence ATGAAGCTTTGGGGTGGAAGATTTTCAAAAGAGACTGATACACAAGTTAATGACTTTAATTCTTCTATAGCTTTTGATAGTCGTATGTATAAGGAAGATATCTTAGGTAGCATAGCACATGTAACTATGCTGGGGGACCAAGGTATTATAGAAGTTGAAGAAGCAAATGAAATAAAAAGTGGGCTACTTAATATATTGACAGAGATTGAAGAAGGAAAAATTGAATTTTCAATAGACGCAGAAGATATTCATATGAATATTGAAACAAAGCTTATTGAAAAAATTGGTGATGTGGGCAAGAAGCTTCATACTGCAAGAAGCAGAAATGATCAAGTTGCTTTAGATTTAAGAATGTATCTTAAAAAAGAAGTTGAGGAGATAAGTGGATATCTTCTTGATATAATTGAGACCTTGGTTAATAATGCCAAAGCAAATACAGAAACTATAATGCCAGGTTATACACATCTTCAAAGAGCACAACCTATTACTTTCGCTCATCATCTCATGGCTTATGTAGAGATGTTTAGAAGAGATTACGGAAGAATTAAGGATTGCTATGAAAGAATGAACTATATGCCTTTAGGAAGTGGAGCTTTGGCTACCTCTACTTATCCTATAGATAGGCAAAAGGTTGCTGATATTTTAGGCTTTAATGGTATTACATTAAATAGTTTAGATTCGGTTTCAGATAGAGACTTTACTATAGAGCTTGCTTCTGCTATTTCAATCATAATGATGCATTTAAGTAGATTTTCTGAGGAGATAATCCTTTGGTGTTCATCAGAATTTGCTTTCATAACTCTTGATGATGCTTATAGTACAGGAAGTAGCATAATGCCTCAAAAGAAAAATCCTGATGTTGCAGAGCTTGTTAGAGGAAAAAGTGGAAGAGTCTTTGGTGACTTAATGGGTCTTCTTACAATGATGAAGGGAATCCCTTTAGCTTATGACAAGGATATGCAAGAAGATAAGGAAGCTATTTTTGATGCAGTTGATACTGTTAAGCTTTGTTTACCTGTTTTCACGAAGATGGTTGAAACTATGACTGTTAACAAGGAAAACATGAGGAGAGCAGCAGGAAAGGGCTTTACTAATGCTACTGATGCAGCAGATTATCTTGTAAAGAAGGGTTTACCTTTTAGAGAAGCTCATCATGTAATTGGAACAATAGTTGCTTATTGTACAACAAATCAAAAGGAAATAGAAGAACTTACCTTGGAAGAGTTTAAGAGCTTCAGTGATATTTTTCAAGAGGATGTATATAAAGCAATTTCACTTGAAACCTGCGTAAATGAAAGAAAGGTTCCAGGTGGACCTAGCTTTATAGCAGTGAATAACCATATAGCCTTCGTTGAGGAATACTTAAAGGGCTTAAAATAA
- a CDS encoding DUF4342 domain-containing protein, with product MITIEKIDELRARVNVTYEEAKEALENTNGDILEAIIYIEKKNKSLSIVEKKQEESGEAKVSEGFACFIKWCKSVIKKGNRNKFVIKKKEQTVLKFPITLMVLAVFFAPYIVVPLLIIALFTGHQFLFSGEDVEKTKANVVMDKASQFAEDIKVELQK from the coding sequence ATGATAACAATTGAAAAAATTGATGAGCTAAGAGCTAGAGTAAATGTAACTTATGAAGAGGCAAAGGAAGCTTTAGAAAATACAAATGGAGATATCTTGGAAGCGATTATATACATTGAGAAAAAGAATAAGAGTTTAAGTATAGTTGAGAAAAAACAAGAAGAAAGTGGAGAAGCAAAAGTGTCAGAAGGATTTGCATGTTTTATTAAATGGTGTAAAAGTGTAATTAAAAAAGGTAATAGAAACAAGTTTGTAATCAAAAAGAAAGAACAAACAGTTTTAAAATTCCCTATAACATTAATGGTACTAGCAGTATTCTTTGCGCCATATATAGTTGTTCCACTATTGATAATAGCATTGTTTACAGGACATCAATTCCTATTTTCAGGTGAAGACGTAGAAAAAACAAAGGCAAATGTAGTTATGGATAAAGCTTCACAATTTGCAGAAGATATAAAGGTTGAGTTGCAAAAATAG
- a CDS encoding response regulator transcription factor gives MKGKILVIEDEVKIARFIELELNYEGYEVEKVHDGRDGFKMAKENDYDLILLDIMLPSMNGIEILRRLRESSDIPVIMLTAKDETMDKVMGLDMGADDYVTKPFEIEELLARIRVALKRKIVVVKENTSNLIKIKNLSIDLEKYSVTFKSEDIELTKKEFDLLLYLVENKNKVLSRDKILETVWGFDYFGDTNVVDVYIRYLRSKIDDKYKEKYIYTVRGVGYVVKDEK, from the coding sequence ATGAAGGGGAAAATACTTGTTATAGAAGATGAAGTGAAAATTGCAAGATTCATAGAACTTGAGTTGAATTATGAAGGGTATGAGGTTGAAAAAGTTCATGATGGAAGAGATGGGTTTAAAATGGCTAAGGAAAATGATTATGATTTAATACTATTAGACATAATGCTTCCTTCTATGAATGGTATTGAAATACTGAGAAGACTAAGGGAAAGTTCTGATATCCCTGTAATCATGCTTACAGCTAAAGATGAAACTATGGATAAGGTCATGGGACTTGACATGGGAGCAGATGATTATGTGACTAAACCTTTTGAGATTGAAGAGTTGTTGGCAAGAATAAGGGTTGCTTTAAAAAGAAAGATAGTAGTTGTTAAAGAAAATACTTCTAACCTTATCAAGATTAAAAATCTTAGTATAGATTTAGAAAAGTATTCTGTTACTTTTAAATCAGAAGATATTGAATTAACTAAAAAAGAATTCGATTTATTATTATATTTAGTAGAAAACAAAAACAAAGTATTGTCTAGAGATAAAATATTAGAAACTGTTTGGGGTTTTGATTACTTTGGAGATACAAATGTTGTTGATGTATATATAAGGTATCTTAGAAGTAAAATTGATGATAAGTATAAGGAGAAATATATCTATACCGTAAGAGGTGTAGGATATGTTGTAAAAGATGAGAAATGA
- a CDS encoding sensor histidine kinase, translating into MRNDFYSKRELVNFIAKEIKKIYAILFKTIIQYIKKWWNTGVSKLRFSLVLRLNASYVLRTISIIFWINILCIGISAYYINEIVKEKITYTSEVIIEELSNSKELNKDNIDIIGRSSGLYLKIYDKDNTVLYSNTDDTDTEIISEITDGYTFEKDSQGDDVISFKKELEGYNYGIRQKVDSEQGELTVVLYDKPYNNYKSLQGPFLMLLAFEGLIILITIHKGAKKTRKILKPIDVMTNTVKKISVDQLDTRLNISGSQNELKDLALTFNEMLDRLQNSYEIQNQFVSDASHELRTPISVIQGYAKLLDRWGKEDEKVLLESIEAIKTEAEDMKDLVEKLLFLARGDKNTQEVKMDNFDLKELMEEVYKETKLIDKEHIINLESSDSIVIKGDRKLLKEMLRIFVDNAVKYTKSGGNVTLGFSKEFTKVNIFISDTGVGISQEDLPNIFNRFYRADKSRTKNTGGTGLGLSIAKWIVMKHRGSIVVESKINEGTKFIIRLPID; encoded by the coding sequence ATGAGAAATGATTTTTATAGTAAAAGAGAATTAGTTAATTTTATTGCCAAGGAAATAAAAAAAATCTATGCTATTCTTTTTAAAACTATTATTCAATATATAAAAAAATGGTGGAATACTGGAGTATCTAAGCTCAGGTTTTCTTTAGTTTTAAGACTTAATGCTTCTTATGTGTTGAGAACTATTAGCATAATATTTTGGATAAATATCCTTTGTATAGGTATCAGTGCTTATTATATTAATGAAATAGTTAAAGAGAAGATCACTTATACTTCAGAAGTAATTATAGAGGAGTTAAGTAATTCAAAAGAATTGAACAAAGATAATATAGATATTATTGGTAGAAGTAGTGGGTTATATTTGAAAATATATGATAAAGATAATACTGTTTTGTATTCTAATACAGATGACACAGACACAGAAATAATATCTGAAATAACAGATGGGTATACTTTTGAAAAAGATAGCCAAGGTGACGATGTAATTTCTTTTAAGAAAGAATTAGAAGGTTATAACTATGGAATTAGACAGAAGGTGGATAGTGAGCAAGGTGAATTAACAGTTGTATTATACGATAAGCCTTATAATAATTATAAAAGTTTACAAGGACCATTCTTGATGTTACTTGCCTTTGAAGGGCTTATAATACTTATAACTATACACAAAGGTGCTAAAAAAACAAGGAAAATACTTAAACCTATAGATGTTATGACGAATACAGTTAAAAAAATATCTGTTGATCAGTTAGATACAAGACTTAATATCAGTGGATCACAAAATGAACTAAAAGATTTAGCTTTGACCTTTAATGAAATGCTAGATAGACTTCAAAATTCCTATGAAATACAAAATCAATTTGTATCTGATGCTTCTCATGAATTAAGAACACCTATATCAGTTATTCAAGGCTATGCAAAACTTCTTGATAGGTGGGGAAAAGAAGATGAAAAGGTGCTTTTAGAATCGATAGAAGCTATAAAAACTGAGGCTGAGGATATGAAAGATTTAGTAGAAAAGTTATTATTTCTAGCTAGAGGAGATAAGAATACTCAAGAAGTAAAAATGGATAATTTTGATTTGAAGGAGCTTATGGAAGAGGTTTATAAGGAAACAAAGCTTATAGATAAAGAACATATTATAAATCTAGAAAGTAGTGATTCAATTGTTATTAAGGGTGACAGAAAGCTGTTAAAAGAAATGCTCAGAATCTTTGTTGATAATGCTGTTAAATATACCAAAAGTGGAGGAAATGTAACTTTAGGATTTAGCAAGGAGTTCACTAAGGTTAACATTTTTATCAGTGATACAGGTGTTGGGATTAGCCAAGAGGATCTTCCTAATATATTCAACAGATTTTATAGAGCAGATAAATCTAGAACTAAAAACACTGGTGGCACAGGACTTGGTTTATCTATAGCAAAATGGATAGTGATGAAACATAGAGGTTCTATTGTTGTAGAAAGTAAGATAAATGAGGGGACGAAGTTTATTATAAGGTTGCCGATAGATTAA
- a CDS encoding DUF5104 domain-containing protein, which yields MVFETKLNQKEKIMNVKKLLSVATIISLVIGLSAYSNFKIARFSENDEKTGEIRFQKIIEALDKKDTEGLKMMFSPQALKEAKDIDGGIEYLMHFYKGEIKSKIDARQVFESKRPGEKTKELKCFYESYNGVRYVYSIFY from the coding sequence ATGGTATTTGAAACAAAACTTAATCAAAAGGAAAAAATCATGAATGTTAAGAAATTATTATCAGTTGCAACCATTATTTCACTTGTTATAGGTCTATCAGCATATAGCAATTTTAAAATTGCACGATTTTCGGAAAATGATGAAAAAACCGGTGAAATACGTTTTCAGAAAATCATAGAGGCATTAGACAAGAAAGACACAGAAGGACTGAAAATGATGTTCTCTCCTCAAGCCTTGAAAGAAGCCAAGGATATTGATGGAGGTATAGAATATTTAATGCACTTCTATAAAGGTGAGATTAAATCAAAGATTGACGCACGTCAGGTATTTGAATCAAAGAGACCTGGGGAAAAGACAAAAGAACTGAAATGCTTCTATGAGAGTTATAACGGAGTAAGATACGTATATAGTATTTTTTATTGA